One genomic segment of Panicum virgatum strain AP13 chromosome 2N, P.virgatum_v5, whole genome shotgun sequence includes these proteins:
- the LOC120660082 gene encoding geraniol 8-hydroxylase-like: protein MAFFVVCISSLLIISISSYVFQLLADRRRQLPPGPTPLPFIGNLLDVASELPHRSLARLARRHGPLMTVRLGTLVAVVASSPSTAREVLQTHNGSLTGRSPPDAWLALGHAANSVFVIPPGRMWRALRRIGTEHLLSARQLDGTRLRPVLRDAVLDLVRRVSGMAVAGRPVEVSRAAFASMMDLQWRAMFSAGLDDAAARALHDAAREAVALSLKPNVSDFFPALAAADLQGVRRRFARRLAMVYQMIDEQIERRMRSRREAGGGSSGEKDLLDVMLDMSGQGKDDGVVIVNREVIRTFLTDIFLATVPISITIEWAMAELLRHPDTMSKVQEELRRVLGSKALVEHPDVDHVPYLRAAIRETLRLHPVVPLVPNEAEETVEIQGHAVPKGCTVLVNLWAVHRDAAAWPEPDRFMPERFLQRRPEEAGFLGTTEFEFIPFSAGRRICLGLPLATRMVHAMLGSLLHRFEGALPREVKENGIDMAESLGLTMFMATPLQATPKSV from the exons CCTCGCTTCTGATCATCTCTATCTCTTCCTATGTGTTCCAGCTgctcgccgaccgccgccgccagcttccTCCTGGCCCCACACCGCTCCCATTCATCGGCAACCTCCTCGACGTCGCGAGCGAGCTGCCACACCGCTCCCTGGCACGCCTCGCCAGACGCCACGGCCCCCTCATGACGGTCCGTCTAGGCACGCTAGTCGCCGTCGTCGCCTCATCTCCGTCCACCGCCCGCGAGGTCCTCCAGACGCACAACGGCAGCCTCACCGGCCGCAGCCCGCCGGACGCATGGCTCGCCTTGGGCCACGCTGCCAACTCCGTCTTCGTCATCCCGCCGGGCCGCATGTGGCGCGCGCTGCGCAGGATCGGGACGGAGCACCTGCTCTCAGCGAGGCAGCTCGACGGCACGCGGCTGCGGCCGGTGCTGCGGGACGCCGTCCTCGACCTTGTCCGCCGCGTGTCGGggatggcggtggcggggcggccCGTGGAGGTCAGCCGCGCCGCGTTCGCCTCGATGATGGACCTGCAGTGGCGCGCCATGTTCTCGGCGGGCCTGGACGACGCGGCAGCGCGAGCGCTGCACGACGCCGCGCGGGAGGCCGTGGCGCTGTCCCTGAAGCCCAACGTCTCGGACTTCTTCccggcgctcgccgcggccgacCTCCAGGGTGTGCGGCGCCGCTTCGCGAGAAGGCTGGCGATGGTTTACCAGATGATCGACGAGCAGATCGAGCGGCGGATGCGCAGCCGGCGGGAAGCTGGCGGTGGCAGCTCGGGCGAGAAGGACCTGTTAGACGTGATGCTCGACATGTCGGGGCAAGGGAAGGACGACGGCGTAGTGATTGTCAACAGAGAAGTGATAAGAACATTTCTCACG GACATATTTCTGGCGACGGTCCCAATCTCGATCACAATCGAGTGGGCAATGGCAGAGCTACTACGGCACCCCGACACAATGAGCAAGGTGCAGGAAGAGCTCAGGAGGGTTCTCGGGTCCAAGGCACTCGTGGAACACCCCGACGTCGACCATGTCCCCTACCTCCGAGCAGCCATCAGGGAAACGCTCCGGCTGCACCCGGTGGTGCCGCTGGTGCCGAACGAGGCCGAGGAGACGGTGGAGATCCAGGGCCACGCCGTGCCCAAGGGCTGCACCGTGCTGGTGAACCTCTGGGCGGTGCACCGCGACGCCGCGGCGTGGCCGGAGCCGGACAGGTTCATGCCGGAGCGGTTCCTGCAGCGGCGGCCTGAGGAGGCCGGCTTCTTGGGAACCACGGAGTTCGAGTTCATCCCGTTCAGCGCCGGGCGGCGCATCTGCCTCGGGTTGCCGCTCGCGACACGGATGGTCCACGCCATGCTCGGTTCGCTGCTCCACCGCTTCGAGGGGGCGCTCCCGCGGGAGGTGAAGGAAAATGGGATTGACATGGCGGAGAGTCTGGGGCTGACGATGTTTATGGCTACCCCGCTGCAAGCTACACCGAAGAGTGTGTGA